One region of Primulina tabacum isolate GXHZ01 chromosome 1, ASM2559414v2, whole genome shotgun sequence genomic DNA includes:
- the LOC142524122 gene encoding caffeic acid 3-O-methyltransferase 1-like, whose product MSIKVGSTMEVAEEDATFLFAMQLASASVLPFVLKVAVELDLLELVKKKGPEAFVSPAELATELPSGNPDKHNMLDRILRLLASYSILYCKEKTMPDGSIERLYSLAPVCKFYTKNDDGVSLGPLLIMNLDKILLETRNHLKDAILEGGNAFKKAHKMSVFKYMATDPRFNKVFNTGMSNNSTIVMKKLVETYDGFKGIETLVDAGGGTGASLHIIISKHPTIRGINFDLPHVILNAPSFAGVDNIGGDMFLGLPKADAIFMKWILHDWSDTDCLKILKRCHEALPDGGKIIVLEGILPETQSEGLICNFQLDVTMLTFNPGGKERTEKEFHALAKQAGFKESHTICSVLPCWVLEFRR is encoded by the exons ATGAGTATCAAAGTGGGTTCAACAATGGAGGTTGCAGAAGAGGATGCCACTTTCTTATTCGCCATGCAGCTAGCTAGTGCTTCTGTACTACCTTTTGTCTTAAAAGTCGCGGTCGAGCTCGATCTCCTTGAgcttgtgaagaagaagggGCCCGAGGCCTTTGTTTCGCCAGCAGAACTCGCCACAGAACTCCCCTCCGGCAATCCAGACAAGCACAACATGCTGGACAGAATCCTTCGCCTGCTGGCTAGCTATTCTATTTTATATTGCAAAGAGAAAACGATGCCAGATGGCAGCATTGAGCGGCTATATTCCTTGGCTCCTGTCTGCAAGTTCTACACTAAGAATGATGATGGAGTTTCTCTAGGCCCTTTGTTGATCATGAATCTAGACAAGATTCTCTTGGAGACTAG GAACCACCTCAAAGATGCAATTCTTGAGGGAGGAAATGCATTCAAGAAAGCACATAAAATGAGCGTATTCAAATATATGGCCACAGATCCTAGGTTCAACAAGGTTTTTAACACCGGGATGTCTAATAATTCGACAATTGTGATGAAGAAACTCGTCGAAACGTACGACGGATTCAAGGGTATAGAGACTCTGGTGGATGCTGGAGGTGGAACCGGAGCTTCACTGCACATTATCATATCCAAACATCCAACTATAAGGGGCATCAACTTTGATTTGCCCCATGTTATTCTTAATGCCCCGTCTTTTGCTG GTGTGGATAATATTGGTGGAGACATGTTCCTCGGCTTGCCGAAAGCCGACGCCATTTTTATGAAG TGGATTCTCCATGACTGGAGTGACACAGATTGTTTGAAAATATTGAAGAGATGTCACGAAGCACTTCCAGATGGtggaaaaataattgttttagaaGGCATCCTCCCAGAGACCCAAAGCGAAGGGCTGATATGTAATTTCCAACTTGATGTGACTATGTTAACCTTTAACCCCGGTGGAAAGGAGAGGACAGAAAAGGAATTTCACGCATTGGCAAAACAAGCTGGCTTCAAAGAATCTCACACAATTTGCAGTGTTCTCCCATGTTGGGTCTTGGAATTCCgtagatga
- the LOC142523984 gene encoding uncharacterized protein LOC142523984: MHILVLQKFFMFQVEWKRDAFDGLKRWLIFVYFVLSCMTSIHGSGIGRQVMRVGEELYREMLPLQNGARLYHLQGLRPHTWYEVKISYPASIPSAFTLQLSRGITDLTSNRGRKLLNTEKLIFKTDGMLSTSDQSETSVMVNVEPEGFVAIPGKREQEYVIFNIVCDELLLGITHQAWYVAVLALFCLIFAFALPSFLPRYFLPENGTPATITKLS, translated from the exons ATGCAC ATTCTGGTTCTTCAAAagtttttcatgtttcaagtTGAGTGGAAGCGAGACGCCTTTGACGGACTAAAAAGATGGTTGATCTTTGTGTATTTTGTACTCAGCTGCATGACATCCATCCATGGAAGCGG GATTGGCCGACAAGTTATGCGGGTTGGTGAGGAGCTTTATAGGGAGATGTTGCCATTGCAAAATGGTGCACGCCTCTACCATTTGCAAGGTTTGAGACCACATACGTGGTATGAAGTGAAGATATCATATCCGGCTTCT ATACCTTCTGCTTTCACTTTGCAACTGAGCAGAGGTATTACAGATTTGACTTCCAACAGAGGAAGAAAATTGCTCAATACAGAAaaactaattttcaagactgatGGAATGCTTTCAACGAGTGACCAG AGTGAAACATCTGTTATGGTGAACGTAGAGCCTGAGGGGTTTGTTGCAATACCAGGGAAACGGGAACAAGAATATGTCATCTTCAATATAG TTTGTGATGAACTTTTGCTGGGCATTACCCATCAAGCCTGGTATGTTGCTGTTCTGGCATTGTTTTGCCTCATCTTTGCATTTGCCCTTCCATCGTTTCTTCCTCGGTATTTTCTGCCAGAAAATGGAACACCGGCAACTATTACCAAACTATCATAG
- the LOC142516534 gene encoding uncharacterized protein LOC142516534: protein METPLSTRRITRSQTSAMSRKAEESDMCVTKSRKMSGKYQQQDRSVLTDITNDSPIVGVAMGNLETPSSAMKRPSSQVRCSGTPGSGEDLLRGQVKTLLQKVEEEAELSKITIENRPFFNDLQGLVKSPCISLVAPTPANTPQVLNFSVNTNGVSCVASSPPVFLIPQMINETLDENKQEGFESDNVITRSLLFDFSEKSERSDSSKCSSALTYQGQICEETESSIKKLSTDDDDNSSIWSIQANASSTREDEEEEEYKQEQEGSNFKGYHTYDEEEEYDYGDDDGDGLVDDICAGISNICFHGTAKFTGKHIRFVYSSDDDEFKEMTDE from the exons ATGGAAACTCCGCTATCCACAAGAAGGATAACCAGATCACAAACATCTGCCATGTCGA GGAAAGCGGAGGAATCTGATATGTGCGTGACAAAATCGAGGAAGATGAGTGGTAAATATCAGCAGCAAGATCGGTCTGTGCTTACTGATATTACGAATGATTCGCCGATTGTTGGGGTTGCAATGGGAAATCTTGAGACCCCATCATCGGCAATGAAAAGACCGAGCAGTCAAGTACGTTGTAGCGGAACTCCTGGATCGGGCGAGGATCTGTTGAGGGGTCAAGTGAAGACCCTTCTGCAGAAAGTCGAAGAAGAAGCCGAGCTTTCGAAAATTACTATTGAAAACAGGCCTTTTTTCAACGACCTTCAAGGGCTTGTGAAGTCTCCCTGTATAAGCCTGGTTGCTCCTACTCCTGCAAACACACCACAAGTCTTGAATTTTTCAGTTAATACGAATGGCGTCTCTTGTGTTGCAAGTTCTCCTCCGGTTTTTCTGATCCCTCAG ATGATTAATGAGACTTTGGATGAAAATAAACAAGAAGGCTTCGAATCTGATAATGTTATCACGAGGTCTCTGCTGTTTGATTTCTCGGAGAAATCAGAGAGatccgattcatccaagtgctCCTCTGCTCTAACTTATCAGGGACAAATCTGTGAAGAAACCGAAAGTAGCATAAAAAAACTATCCACAGATGACGATGACAACTCATCAATTTGGTCGATTCAGGCCAATGCAAGCAGTACTAGAGAggacgaagaagaagaagaatatAAACAAGAACAAGAGGGCAGTAACTTCAAAGGCTATCACACTTATGACGAAGAAGAAGAATATGATTATGGAGATGATGATGGTGATGGACTTGTTGACGATATCTGTGCAGGAATAAGCAATATTTGCTTTCACGGGACTGCTAAATTTACTGGCAAGCACATCCGATTCGTGTACAGCAGCGACGATGACGAATTCAAGGAAATGACTGATGAATGA
- the LOC142524051 gene encoding calcium-dependent protein kinase 18-like, whose protein sequence is MGSCFSTSKVSGSNSNTPSTTANNQRHFSSSAAAKPQSATPSTATQGKQEGSRCNHRKTKENHKNQQQRQSQQVHKNGSKKPSGVIPCGKRTDFGYDKDFDARYTIGKLLGHGQFGYTYAAVDNSNGDRVAVKRIEKKKMVLPIAVEDVKREVKILKALTGHENVVQFYNAFEDESYVYIVMELCEGGELLDRILSKKDSRYTEKDAAIIVRQMLKVAAECHLHGMVHRDMKPENFLFKSPKEDSPLKATDFGLSDFIRPGKKFQDIVGSAYYVAPEVLKRKSGPESDVWSIGVITYILLCGRRPFWDKTEDGIFKEVLRNKPDFRRKPWSTISNAAKDFVKKLLVKDPRARLTAAQALSHIWVREGGEASEIPLDISILSSMRQFVNYSRLKQFALRALASTLDVEEIADLRDQFDAIDVDKSGAISLEEMRQALAKDLPWKMKDSRVLEILQAIDSNTDGLVDFTEFVAATLHVHQLEEHDSEKWQQRSRAAFEKFDVDGDGFITPDELRMHTCLRSSVDPLLEEADIDKDGKISLSEFRRLLRNASMNSRGVTNQHPRLP, encoded by the exons ATGGGTAGTTGTTTTTCCACCTCCAAGGTGAGTGGTTCCAATAGCAACACCCCTTCCACCACCGCAAACAACCAGCGCCACTTCTCCTCCTCCGCCGCCGCCAAGCCACAGTCAGCGACCCCTTCAACAGCCACACAGGGAAAACAAGAGGGTTCTCGTTGTAATCATCGTAAGACGAAAGAAAACCATAAAAATCAACAACAGAGGCAATCTCAGCAGGTTCATAAGAACGGTTCCAAAAAGCCAAGTGGAGTCATCCCATGTGGGAAAAGAACGGACTTTGGATATGATAAGGATTTTGATGCGAGATACACAATTGGGAAATTGTTGGGACATGGTCAATTTGGGTATACATATGCTGCTGTAGATAATTCTAATGGGGATCGTGTTGCTGTCAAGAGAATAGAAAAGAAAAAG ATGGTTCTTCCCATTGCTGTGGAGGATGTAAAGCGAGAGGTCAAGATATTGAAAGCATTAACAGGTCACGAAAATGTGGTTCAGTTCTATAATGCTTTTGAGGATGAATCATATGTATATATAGTGATGGA GCTatgtgagggtggagaattgtTAGACCGTATCTTGTCAAA AAAGGACAGCCGTTACACGGAGAAAGATGCAGCGATTATCGTGAGGCAAATGCTAAAAGTTGCTGCGGAATGCCATTTACATGGTATGGTACACCGTGATATGAAGCCAGAG aattttttatttaagtcaCCGAAAGAGGATTCACCCCTGAAGGCCACAGATTTTGGTCTCTCAGACTTCATAAGACCAG GAAAGAAATTCCAAGACATTGTTGGGAGTGCATATTATGTCGCTCCAGAAGTGCTAAAGCGCAAATCTGGCCCTGAATCAGACGTGTGGAGCATTGGTGTAATTACATATATTTTGCTCTGCGGCCGGCGACCCTTCTGGGACAAAACCGAGGATGGCATTTTTAAAGAG GTTCTGAGAAACAAGCCAGACTTTCGGCGTAAACCATGGTCAACAATAAGCAATGCTGCTAAAGACTTTGTAAAGAAGTTACTTGTAAAAGACCCACGAGCCCGACTTACTGCGGCCCAGGCCTTAT CTCATATATGGGTTCGGGAAGGCGGTGAAGCTTCGGAAATTCCTCTTGACATTTCTATTCTGTCCAGCATGCGGCAATTTGTGAATTACAGTCGATTAAAACAGTTTGCCCTTCGT GCACTGGCTAGCACACTTGACGTGGAGGAGATTGCCGATCTTCGAGATCAATTTGATGCCATTGACGTGGATAAAAGTGGTGCCATTAGCCTTGAAGAAATGAGACAG GCACTGGCAAAAGATCTTCCTTGGAAAATGAAAGACTCACGTGTTCTTGAGATCCTTCAGGCG ATCGATAGCAATACCGATGGACTTGTAGATTTCACTGAGTTTGTTGCGGCTACCCTACACGTCCATCAGCTCGAGGAGCATGATTCAGAAAAATGGCAACAAAGATCGAGAGCAGCCTTTGAAAAATTCGATGTGGATGGAGATGGATTTATTACACCAGATGAACTTAGAATG CACACGTGTCTGAGGAGCTCGGTTGATCCGCTTCTAGAAGAAGCAGATATCGACAAAGATGGGAAAATCAGCTTATCAGAGTTCCGCAGACTACTAAGAAACGCAAGCATGAATTCGCGAGGCGTGACTAATCAACATCCACGCCTGCCATAG